CTTGTTTGCGCCCAGGCTAAAAACATAGTCAGCAATTTTCTCACTAAGAGGAGCCGACCTATTCCTTCACTGAGAATAGTCACAGTTCTTTAGATTACAGTTAGCAATTTTAAGATGAGTATAGACCATCAATCACTTGCACATATCTTTTACCGTCTTTTCCTGTTATCACACCATGGATTTCCGTTGAAAAACCAGGTAAAGCTTGGCCAATGTCATCTAGCATGAGTAGAAAATCCAGAATAGGATGGCAAGCGTCAGTAATTTGTTCGCCCGGCATAATTAAGGGAATGCCTGGTGGGTAGGGTAATACCATGGCAGCGCAGACCTCACCCTTTAATTGCTCTAAAGGAACCAGTTTAATCTCTTTACGTATGAGTTTTTGATACGCGCGATGTGGAGTCATAATCACTTGAGGTAGAGAATCAAAGGCGTGATACATCATGCTGGGTAGATTATGCTTTTTAATTAAGTCATGCATCTTTTGGGTTAATGTTTGAATGGACATACGCTCATAAAACTCAGGATGTTCTTGATAAAGCTTGGGTAGTAATGTTTTGACAGAAGCATTTTCATCATAAAGTTGCTTAAATTTATTTAAGGCCGCTAATAAAGCCATAGATTTAGCGCGAGTAATTCCCAAGCTAAATAAAAACAGCATGGAATAAGGGCCTGTTTTTTCAACAACAATACCATGGGACTCTAAGTATTGTTCCACTATGCTTGCAGGAATACCCCAATCATCTAAGGTATCGTTTTTAATTCCTGGTAAAAGAATTGTGACTTTAATGGGGTCTAAAAATAAATAATCGTTACTCACATGGTGAAAACCATGCCAAGTTTCATCGAATTTTAAGGGAAAACATTCAGCGTGCTTTATCTGAGCCGGCTGCCAAACATCGAAAAACCAATCAGAGCTTTGCTTTTTTAGCCGGATTATTTCTTTACGAAAATCCAAAGCCAATTCAATGGCATCATTAATTAAGTAATATCCCGTATTCCCTGCCATCATGGCAGCAGAAACTTCGCAACTTGCTATAATGGGATAAAAAGGCGAGGTGCTGGTATGCATCATATAATTGGCATTGAGGATGTCTTCATCAAAATGACCTTTGATATGGATCATTGCTGATTGGCTAAAAGCCGCTAGTAATTTATGCGTTGATTGAGTTTCAAAAATCACTTGTTCTTTGTCTGGTGTTAAGGATAAACCAAATTTTTTGGCGTAAATAGGATGAAATTTAGTATAAGGTATCCATGCGCTATCAAAATGCAAATGAGGTATTTTGAGCTGGTTTTGGATCTTTTCGACTTGATACAAGATGCCATCATAAGTTGAATTGGTAATCACTGCGTAAACAGGCCAGGTTTTGGCATCGGGATGTTCCGCAATTTTATCTCGTATCGCTTCCTCGGTATATTCGGACTCAGGGATACCTCCAAGGATGCCATAGGTATTGCGCATTGGTTTTAAATAAATGGGAATTACATCAACCATCATTAAAAACTGAGCAATTGATTTATGGCAATTACGATCAACAATAACCGTATCTCCAGATGTGGCTGAATACATGCCTACTATTTTGTTTGATGTTGAGGTGCCATTAGTCACAATTAAAGAGCGGTCACTACCGAAGACATGAGCAATAAATTCTTCCGCCTCTCCTTGTGGTCCAGAATGGTTTAGGAGGCTACCCAGTTCCTCAATCGAAATCGACAAGTCAGCAGAAAAAATATTTTTGCCAAAAAAATCATAAAATGTGGCACCTATTGGTGTCCTTTGAAAGGCGGTTCCTCCTAAATGTCCTGGAGTACAAAATGAATAATTCAATTCATCAAGGTAGCTCATCAAGGCTTTAGTGAATGGTGGCAAAATGGCTTGTCTATACTTTTCTATAGCCAGTAAGATGCGTTTAAAGCTTTCTTTAAGCAAACTGGCATCATACTGTAAAAAATCCAAGGTAAGATCGAAGTCCCTAAGCTCAATATCTACTGAGGTATGTTTATTCGCTATAGCAAAAATAGGTAGTAATTTGTTATGGTCTGCAAAATGATGTAGTTCACTAAAGCCAAAATCATCCCAATCATACAAGATAGCTACAATACGTGGATTTAAGCTACTTACCTCATAGGCATCCCTTAGTGAGGTACAAACAGTCAGCTCGTAGTCTTTCTGTATTAAGCAGTCTTCAAGTAAGCTAACAAAATGCTTTTTGTAGTCTTGAATTTTTTTTGCATAAACAATCAGTATGTCATTCATTGTTATGACCATCCTTGGGAGATTTTAATAAAATAGGTAACAAGAAAGGCCAGATCGTACAATCCAGCCTCTTATCTCATACTATTTAAAGCCAACTTCTTTTAATCCTGTAAGTATGACTTTTTTATTCTAATCCTGCTATAACTCCATTGAAAACTGTAACTCATCGTCAAGTCCTTCAAGTTCTTGCATAAGTTCTTCAAGTTCTTCAAGCTCTTTAAGATCAAGTTGTTGCTCTGCTCGCGCTGCGTCAGCCTTAGGTACTAAATTATTAAAATGCTCCTCTAATTGTTGAGTTGCTTGCTGTAATATCAGTTGTCCTCCACTTAACTCTTGCAAATTTTGCTGCATTGCGTCTCGCTGTTCAATTTGCTTTTCCGAAGCATGGTAACTCGTTTTCAGCTTCTCATTTTCCGAGTTTAGAGCTCTCCTTTCGACAGTTAAATTCCAGCGATTAATAGCTTCTTTATCGTAGTTATCACAAGCCTTCTGTGCATTTTCAATGGCTGTTTGGGGTACAAAAAACAAGAAAATGCTTTTTAAGAAACCTGGGTTTTTATCCGCGATGAAACGGCTCCAAGCTCCGGGTTTTTCTGGCATAGGAGTTTTTAATTGATCTTGGATTGAATGCATTCTTGCAGAATTAACTTGCATTTTTTCCATTATTCTAAGCCCTTGATCATCCAAGGTACGTTGCTCCAGCGGCTCTAGTTTCTTTTTTATTTTTTCTATATCGGCAGAAATTTTAGGCAATGATTGTTTTAATTCATTGATAATATCTAAAAAGTCCTGTTCAGTGAGCGTTTCAAAAATAGAATTTTTGTGCACTTTATCTAATTTATTAAAAACTTTTGGACAATAGAGGCTAATTGCTTCTTCGTCTAATGTTAGAATGTTCTGAATTGCCTCTTTAATGTCATTCACTGCTTTGGAATTGTTTTTAGCTGACAGGTAATTAGTTTTCATGGCAATCTCTCTTATCCTAATTTAGGCATAAAATTGTTCTGCACTTTCATTGTAATACACCGATTATTAAGGATTTATGACGTCAATGCCTTTTGGTCCGATAGATAAAAAACTATTTTATAGGGCAAGAACTTCATGTATTTATTAACAAAATGAAGCGAAGTATTTTATGGACTTGATATCTGCTACTAATTGCGGACGATAAGGATTGAAAAAGACGAGACAAGAGAAGATTATTGTAGAGGGATTACAAAATAATTTTCTCAGTCGTCATGTTACAGCTGAAGAAATATACTTATACTTACAGCAGCCAGGCAAAAAAAGTGACCTGGCAACTATCAACAGTTGGTGTGCAACCGAAGCAATAGATTGCTCGAGAAAACCGAAGAAAGGCTATGGAAATAACAAGGAATAAATCAATGTGGATTCATCGATGGTTATTGCTAGCGATGCTGTTCACCTCGTCTTGTTCATTCATTTCAAAACAGAGTAAGGTTAGCAAAAAACTCGATATTACAAAGGAAGATTGGCAGTTTTTAAAAACGCAAAATCAAAATACTAACCAATATGACGGGGCTTTATAGGGACTATGTCTATGTTATCAACAACACAAAAGAATATTCTTGAGGAAAGCAAACGTCTCTTACCCAATATAGAAATTAACACTGGTAGAGCCTTACAACCGTTATTGGTCGGTTTTAGAGGAAAAAAAGGAAAAGCAATAGCAGCAGTATATCCTGAGTCCGTGACCGATGTTTATAAATTAATAAGTTTATATAGACAGATGAATGTTGGTTATCTTCTGCAAGGAGCTAATACCGCCTTAAAAGGGCAGGGAACACCTAATGGTGAAGAGCGTGACGTAGTTATTATTAAGACACTGAAATTAAAGAAGATTAAAATTCTCGATATTCCGCAACAGCAAGAATATAAAATACTTCTTGTGCAACCTGGTGTAGCTTTAAAGGACGCAGAAATTGAACTCAACAAAATTAACTTTAGTCTTCCCCATAAAACAGGCTCGCATGATCTCGGAAATACTTTTGGAGCAAGCTGCGCTAATGCCTGTGGTGGGGTTGAGGTTAATAATAGAGATGGTCGCCCATCTCTAACTCATACAGGTAATATGGGCGTTGTGGCAATTAGTTCTGAGGGAGCAATCTATAATGGCTTTATTCGATCTAGTGCTATGACGTCTGGTGAAGATTTATTACAGCGTATCGATAATAATGAAATAACAATCGACGACATCGAACTTCCTTGTCTCAACGAGATTGATGAGTTTCTAAAAAAACTTTTCTTTGAAAAAAGCTATCCCATAAGGAATCATCGGGGGGATCTTATTTTTCCTGGCGATGGGGGTGAGGGCTCCCAAGCGGTTGTTTATCAGATGTATCTTGTCCATAAAAAGCCAGAAATAACTCAGACTTATGTATTATTGTTTCATGCTAAAGATAAAAAAGAACAATTTTATAAAGAGGTTCTCTTTGCCGAAGGGCCAGATCATCCTAATTCCTTACCCATTTTATGCGAATCGATGAATGCCCTAATAGTCAATGAAATAGTAAATAACGGCGTGTGCTTTATTATGGCGGCTCTTCTGGCCAGTAGCTATAGATGGGTACCCAAACATATTACTCAACTCATGCGTTTACGTAACGCTCTTATTCGCTTCGCACCTACCCTTTATATTAACCTGGAATCCTGGATAGGAAGGTATTTTTCCCGGTTCCTCATTCCACCAAAAATTAGAAACACGAGTTATGAGGAACTGGTCATAGTGCAAGTAGCGGATTATCAGCAAGGTCAAACAAACATTGTTCATTTTACAGAAAAACTAAATCATTTTTACGATAAGAATACTGAGATAATGCAGATCATTAAAATAAAGCCCCACTCTTTTAATGAGCGTATGATAATTCAAATGCGAACAATCTCCGCCGCCACAACTTTGTCACTCTCACTAAAAGAAAAAGCGACTCTATTTCCTTTTGATGACGCCTTGATGCCGGGCACGATGACCCACGAATACACCACCTTATTACGTCAGAGAATAGAAAAAAATCTTGCGGTTAAGCTATCAGGCCCTTTTTTATATGGACATGATTTAAAGCAAATTAGCCATAATGAATGGTTGGTATTCGGTGCTCTCACAGAAGAGCAAGAAAAAGAAATTTATCGTATTCAATTGCAAACCGTAAAAGAGGTCGGCGGATTTGCTCATGCAGAGCATGGGGTCGGCGATCATGCCGACACCGATCTGGATGATAATGAGCTCATCAAATTAGTAGCTCACCGATTGCTCAATGACGTAGCTGGACTAGCAAATCCAGGAGGGGGGGCGGAAAGAGCATTTCGAAAGGCGTGCAAAAATCCTCAGCTTTTTAAAGAAGGCGTAGCCATGGCAGCAGCAGTACTAAAACAAGAGTCTGACAAGGGCACCTTGTGGTCATGGGAGGGTAAAACGGATCCTCTATTAATCAATAAGCTGCAACAGAATATCTCCGCTTTCTCTAAAACGACGGCGTAGCTAAAAGCCCTAGGTCGGGACGATCTATCACTTCCCATTTTTATTACTTAGCTAAAATAATAAAAACTAAGAGATTATATAAGATTTTTAAGATACAAGGTCGGGCAACAAATTGCCCGACAAAACATCGTCGCCCCAACCCCCATCTGAAAAAATCACCGACACATGCCCTATTACGTGATGTTTTCCTAGGCGAATGTCGCTATGAATACTAGAAACCAGCGACCTACCTTTTTAACCAGGTCTCGGGTTATACGAGTTAGTATCGTTCATAATTGGACTCAAGACGTCAAAAAACCAAGCAATGGCAATCATGCCAATGGTCACTACCGCAACGAGGTAATAAGGTAATTTTGATTGCTTGGTATACATATCGCATAAATCGTCATAGATGCTGGTCATCGTTGAATAGACCTCTGTGCATTGTTTCTGGATCTCGTCAGCTTCATCCTCTTCTAGTTCTATCGTATCCATTTGTTTCATCATGTCATTGTAAACATTGAGTGATGAACCACCCCCGCTAACTATAGACGAAAAATCATATTGGTGAGTCGATATTTGATAATTGGTTAACGCGTTACTAGGCTCAATGTATCTTTTGATAATAGCATTGCCACCATGCATAAAACCGGCAACATGCATTAAAAAATGCGCAAGCAATGCTTTCGGAGGTAATTGCTTGATGTCACTAAGGTATTTTTGAGTAGCAGGGGCTATCTGATGGTCTTTAATTTCATCAACATTAACGTCTAATTGTTCTAAGTCAGCCCGTATCCCTGAAGTACGCCATAACTGCTCAATATAAGTTAAAGCAAAAAACGCACTAATTGGGGTTTTATCTTCCAATCCCTTTAATTGTGTCTCTATAGCTTTGATGATCACAAAGTGTTGGATCAAACGAGCGACATATAAATCTTCGGGGATTTTTTTATTCTTAAAAAGATGTTCTGTTTTAAAGCGATGAAACTCAGCTTTTTCATGCTCATCGGTACGTTTACCATATTTGCCACCTTGATATGTAGCGGCTAATAGGGCTTGGCTAAAAAGCATAAGGTATACTCCTTCCATAGAACAAGCACCAATACTATAACGAGGAATATCCGTGCTTGGGTGTAATTAATAATGATGCCCAATAATAAGTCAACTCTGTGTCTTTGGCAATTATAAATTGAAACAAGCTGGGGTTATGCGAGCGGTCTATTTTGTCGCGTTTATTAGTGAAAAGAACGGGCACTAAGTATTATGTATTATGTAAAAATATATGGAAAATAAAAAGAAATTTGCTGTGATTATTGTTCATTGTGTGTGACTATCTTGGCATCTAGGGTAGATTTAATTAACTCTAACCAGAGAGCTAAGAATATAGGAAAAGGATGAGTAATTTGATGCGATGCAAAAGTATTTATAGTGCTATTTTTCTAATTAGTCTTTCGATCTTAATGGTGGAAATCACCTTAACGAAAATATTCTCGGTAACGCTATGGTACCATTTTTCGTATTTTACGGTATCACTGGCTCTTTTTGGCGTAGGGTTTGGTGGATTATTGGTCTATCATTTTCAAGAGCACTTTAAAGTTTTGGTGCATGAAAATTTATATTTTCTCAGTATGGCGCAAGGGCTGAGTATTATTTTGGGATTAAAGGCTGCGTTGTCTTATGGACTACCCAATTTTTTAGATACGTCACATATCATTAGTTTTTTATTGTTTTATTTGTTTTGCACGGCGCCTTTTATTTTGGGCAGCATGATTTTATCTATATTATTTCTGAATTGGCCCAATCGATCAGGGATGATTTATGGTGCTGATTTGTTGGGGGCCGCTGCAGGGTGTATTGCCTGTATTATTGCCATCAGCTATTTGACTGCGCCACAGGTGATTCTAGTTGCAAGTCTCGCATGTACTGTTGCTGCATTATTATTTGGTTTACCGCGAGTTAAAATAGTTCCCTTTCTCCTCTTATTCATTACTTTAATTTTATTGTTCTTCAGCGATTCTGCTTTTAAAGTAAATCAGCCTAAAAATTATTATAGTGAAGACAATACAGTTCTTTTTCAAAAGTGGTCCCCGCTGTCCAGAATTACAGTATATCCGCAGTTTCTGTATGGCGGAGCAAATAATACCAATCCTTTTGGTTGGGGGATGAGTGACACCTATAAAACGACTCATCAATATAAAACACTGTGGATTGAGCAGGATGCCAGTGCTGGGACACCTATTGTTCCTTTTGACGGCGATTATGCAAAAGTTGATTTTTTAAAATACGACATTACTGCCCTTCCTTATTATTTGAAGCGCGATGCAAACGTATTTATTTTAGGAGTAGGCGGTGGTCGTGATGTATTAACCGCATTAATTTTTAATAATAAACAAATTACTGGTGTTGATATTCATCCTGTCATTGTGGATTTAATCAAAAATAGATATGCCCAATTTACCGGTAACATTTACAATAATAAGTACGTGAATATTGTAGTAGCTGAAGGTCGAAGTTTCCTGGCTAGAAGCCATTCTCATTTTGACATCATACAGATTCCTCTAATTGACAGCTGGGCAGCGACCGTTGCCGGAGCATTTGCGATGACGGAAAACAGCTTATATACCAAAGAAGCATTTTTAAATTACATCAATCACTTATCACCATCAGGTATTCTCAGTGTCTCGCGATTTTATTTCACTCCTGATAATCAAACGATTAAAGTGGCTATTCTTGCGCGAGTTGCTCTGGAACAAATAGGAGTTAAAAATATAGAAAATAATATTGTTGTTATTAAAAATAGTAGCGTAAAGAAAAGAAATACTGTAGCGACTGTTTTGGTCAAGCGAGAGCCGTTTACCGACAGTGAACTAAAGCAAATTCAACAGTTAGCTGATAGCTTACATTTTGGTATGGTCTATATTCCTCACGGAATGCACAATGAATCTTTATTTGAAAATGCATTGACGACGAATAACTTAAACCAATTACTTGACAACTATTATTATGACATTCGCCCTAATAGCGATAATAGGCCATTTTTCTTTCAAATGTTCTATTTCTCCAAAGTTATGGATATCTTAAATGGCAAAGAAATTACAGGGCAAGTATTTAATTTTTATGGGGTTTTTGTTCTTTTCTTTCTTTTGATCACTTCTACTGTTTTAGTTCTCTTATTTTATATTGTTCCCTCGTGCTTTTCAAAAAATAAAGGTCAATTGTCCATTTCCTGGGGTGCTTATTTTATTTTTCTAGGCCTAGGATTTATGTTTATTGAAATTCCTTTCATACAACAAGGAGCTGTTTATTTAACAAGTCCTGTCTATGGTTTATCCATCAGTCTATGCGGGTTATTATTTTTTGGTGGTCTAGGCAGTATGACGACTGGGCGTTATGAACAGACCAGTCTAAAATATTTATTGATTATTAGTCTTGTTGCTGTTGTGGTAATTGCCACATTACTTTCTTGTTACTTTAATTGGTTTTTACATTACACAGAAGTGCAGCCCTGGTTTTTAAAAGTATTATTTTTTATTTTAATATTAGCTCCCACTGCTTTTTTTATGGGTGTTGCACTACCTGCTGGTATTCGTTTCGCCCAAGAGCGGTTTACAAATAATATACCTTGGTTTTGGGCATTGAATGGGGCGTCGTCTGTTTTAGGTTCTATTATTGCAATGGCTGCGTCCATGATGTTTGGTTATAATATAGCGCTACTTCTAGCCGCATTATCCTATTTATTTGCAATTTTGTTCGGTGTGACTCAACTATTGCGCAACGAGAAAAAGGTTGTTACTCGGTGACTAGATAAGACTCAAGATCACTGGTCGACTGAGTGCAACGAGAGTTAGAATTCCTAATACAGCGTATCGATTGAGGTAATATAGGATCCCCTTACGCTCACTGGACCTTTGTCGCAACTCTTTTGCAGAAGAGAATGGTTGCGTCGCTGCAGTGCGTGAATCTTCCTGTTTCGTGTACACTCCTGTTTGACGCCCCGTGCCTCCTCGTCCTTCTCTCTCTGTCGCGAGTTTCGAAAGAGGTATAACCTCCTGGTTGACCCAGCATTTAAGAGCAGCACAGACTGGCAAATAAAGAAGAATGACGATCTCACCAAATATTCGCGCCTCAGGGAAATTGCCAATTAGCAATAAACCTAAAAAATAAAATAAGGCAAGATAGCGAATGGGTCTGTATTTCGCAGGAATATAATCATAAAAGGCAAACCATAATAATGGCAGTCCTGCTAAACAGTACACAAATAAAAAAATATGTT
This Legionella fallonii LLAP-10 DNA region includes the following protein-coding sequences:
- the ldcC gene encoding lysine decarboxylase LdcC; amino-acid sequence: MNDILIVYAKKIQDYKKHFVSLLEDCLIQKDYELTVCTSLRDAYEVSSLNPRIVAILYDWDDFGFSELHHFADHNKLLPIFAIANKHTSVDIELRDFDLTLDFLQYDASLLKESFKRILLAIEKYRQAILPPFTKALMSYLDELNYSFCTPGHLGGTAFQRTPIGATFYDFFGKNIFSADLSISIEELGSLLNHSGPQGEAEEFIAHVFGSDRSLIVTNGTSTSNKIVGMYSATSGDTVIVDRNCHKSIAQFLMMVDVIPIYLKPMRNTYGILGGIPESEYTEEAIRDKIAEHPDAKTWPVYAVITNSTYDGILYQVEKIQNQLKIPHLHFDSAWIPYTKFHPIYAKKFGLSLTPDKEQVIFETQSTHKLLAAFSQSAMIHIKGHFDEDILNANYMMHTSTSPFYPIIASCEVSAAMMAGNTGYYLINDAIELALDFRKEIIRLKKQSSDWFFDVWQPAQIKHAECFPLKFDETWHGFHHVSNDYLFLDPIKVTILLPGIKNDTLDDWGIPASIVEQYLESHGIVVEKTGPYSMLFLFSLGITRAKSMALLAALNKFKQLYDENASVKTLLPKLYQEHPEFYERMSIQTLTQKMHDLIKKHNLPSMMYHAFDSLPQVIMTPHRAYQKLIRKEIKLVPLEQLKGEVCAAMVLPYPPGIPLIMPGEQITDACHPILDFLLMLDDIGQALPGFSTEIHGVITGKDGKRYVQVIDGLYSS
- a CDS encoding helix-turn-helix domain-containing protein, which translates into the protein MKKTRQEKIIVEGLQNNFLSRHVTAEEIYLYLQQPGKKSDLATINSWCATEAIDCSRKPKKGYGNNKE
- a CDS encoding FAD-binding protein gives rise to the protein MLSTTQKNILEESKRLLPNIEINTGRALQPLLVGFRGKKGKAIAAVYPESVTDVYKLISLYRQMNVGYLLQGANTALKGQGTPNGEERDVVIIKTLKLKKIKILDIPQQQEYKILLVQPGVALKDAEIELNKINFSLPHKTGSHDLGNTFGASCANACGGVEVNNRDGRPSLTHTGNMGVVAISSEGAIYNGFIRSSAMTSGEDLLQRIDNNEITIDDIELPCLNEIDEFLKKLFFEKSYPIRNHRGDLIFPGDGGEGSQAVVYQMYLVHKKPEITQTYVLLFHAKDKKEQFYKEVLFAEGPDHPNSLPILCESMNALIVNEIVNNGVCFIMAALLASSYRWVPKHITQLMRLRNALIRFAPTLYINLESWIGRYFSRFLIPPKIRNTSYEELVIVQVADYQQGQTNIVHFTEKLNHFYDKNTEIMQIIKIKPHSFNERMIIQMRTISAATTLSLSLKEKATLFPFDDALMPGTMTHEYTTLLRQRIEKNLAVKLSGPFLYGHDLKQISHNEWLVFGALTEEQEKEIYRIQLQTVKEVGGFAHAEHGVGDHADTDLDDNELIKLVAHRLLNDVAGLANPGGGAERAFRKACKNPQLFKEGVAMAAAVLKQESDKGTLWSWEGKTDPLLINKLQQNISAFSKTTA
- a CDS encoding spermine/spermidine synthase domain-containing protein; this translates as MSNLMRCKSIYSAIFLISLSILMVEITLTKIFSVTLWYHFSYFTVSLALFGVGFGGLLVYHFQEHFKVLVHENLYFLSMAQGLSIILGLKAALSYGLPNFLDTSHIISFLLFYLFCTAPFILGSMILSILFLNWPNRSGMIYGADLLGAAAGCIACIIAISYLTAPQVILVASLACTVAALLFGLPRVKIVPFLLLFITLILLFFSDSAFKVNQPKNYYSEDNTVLFQKWSPLSRITVYPQFLYGGANNTNPFGWGMSDTYKTTHQYKTLWIEQDASAGTPIVPFDGDYAKVDFLKYDITALPYYLKRDANVFILGVGGGRDVLTALIFNNKQITGVDIHPVIVDLIKNRYAQFTGNIYNNKYVNIVVAEGRSFLARSHSHFDIIQIPLIDSWAATVAGAFAMTENSLYTKEAFLNYINHLSPSGILSVSRFYFTPDNQTIKVAILARVALEQIGVKNIENNIVVIKNSSVKKRNTVATVLVKREPFTDSELKQIQQLADSLHFGMVYIPHGMHNESLFENALTTNNLNQLLDNYYYDIRPNSDNRPFFFQMFYFSKVMDILNGKEITGQVFNFYGVFVLFFLLITSTVLVLLFYIVPSCFSKNKGQLSISWGAYFIFLGLGFMFIEIPFIQQGAVYLTSPVYGLSISLCGLLFFGGLGSMTTGRYEQTSLKYLLIISLVAVVVIATLLSCYFNWFLHYTEVQPWFLKVLFFILILAPTAFFMGVALPAGIRFAQERFTNNIPWFWALNGASSVLGSIIAMAASMMFGYNIALLLAALSYLFAILFGVTQLLRNEKKVVTR
- a CDS encoding biliverdin-producing heme oxygenase, giving the protein MLFSQALLAATYQGGKYGKRTDEHEKAEFHRFKTEHLFKNKKIPEDLYVARLIQHFVIIKAIETQLKGLEDKTPISAFFALTYIEQLWRTSGIRADLEQLDVNVDEIKDHQIAPATQKYLSDIKQLPPKALLAHFLMHVAGFMHGGNAIIKRYIEPSNALTNYQISTHQYDFSSIVSGGGSSLNVYNDMMKQMDTIELEEDEADEIQKQCTEVYSTMTSIYDDLCDMYTKQSKLPYYLVAVVTIGMIAIAWFFDVLSPIMNDTNSYNPRPG